The DNA segment CGATACGAAGTTTAACCCTTTGGATTTAAAAGCCTCAGCTAAGGGAGCATCTTCGCCGAGTAAATTATAAGGTACCATACCCGTAATAACTAAGCAAACACCTATGTATAATACAACACATACAAGAAGGCTCCCGATGATTCCTATTGGTAGGTCCCGCTGAAAGTATGAAGTATAGGAAAACTTGAATAACTGAatcaaatataaaaataataataatgataataaacaAGATCTAGTTTTACAATCACCTGCGGACTTTTAGATTCTTCGGCTGAATTAGCAACCGCATCAAATCCAACATATGCAAAATAAGCTACAGTGGCTCCAGTTAACATGGATTTAAAACCGTTTGGAGCAAAAGGTGACCAGTTTGAAGCATCAACCTCAAAAGCACCAACGATGATGACCACAAGAACAATAATTACCTGTCACGAGCCGGAAAAAAAGATTGTAACTCTGTAATCACTAaaggataataataataataataataataataataataataataataataataataattattattattattattattattattattattattattataaataataataaaagtaactCAAACCGGATGACCTTGGTAATGGTCATGATAGTATTTACGAGTGTAGATTCTCCAACACCGCGGCATAATATTATAGTCAAAATTACTAGAAGGATTGGTGCCAATAGATTTATAGAAATAAACCCAAAGATATCATCGCTTCCATGTCCAACCCAATTTGGAATATTATCCTTGACGGATGGTATGAGCTCAAATATATTAATAACGTAGCTGGCTAAGCTCCGCGCTATACTAGCGGCACCAATATGATAATCCAGCATCATATGTGTAAACACAAGAAAAGCAGTGAGCTCATTAAAAGCTGTGTACGAGTACAAGTATGCTCCCCCAACGACTGCAGGAATGCGAGAGGCCAGCTCAGCATAACATAGAGCATTCAGAACACATGAAGCTCCTGCGAGTAGGAAGCTAATCGTAACTCCTGCAATGAAAAAGTGTTAGCAATACAAGTCATCTTGCTTCATTCCATCTAAGAGTGTCATAACACCACCAACTTGAATTTTGCCCCGACCCGATCCGAATATTCTAACCCTTGGTTGTGACAAATCTGACCACTAAAAAAAGGTGAACCcgcataaaaaaaaaaaaaaaaaaaaccctgagTCCGCCACGTAATTATTGTTCTAAGAGGAATGTAACATTTAAATATCAGGCACAACCACACAGGAGACAGCTTAAATAACTTTTTCAAAGGTTTCCAAATTACCAGTATAACTTTAGTAACATTAGATAATGATGGTGTATTCATATGGCTAAAATATCCAATGCAGCCTATGCAGGGCTCTTCATCACATCAAATCTATAACTTCAAATTAATAAAGTAAAATCCAATAATAAAGCCAATTGGTTACATATTCATATACAGATTTCAAAATTAATGAAGTAAAAAGATTTCAATTAGCAAATGAAACTGACCTGGACCGGCATCACGAGCGACGGTGCCGGTGACGACGAAGATGCCGGCACCAATAGACGCACCGATGCCTAGAAGAACCAAGTCAAACGGTCCGAGACGGCGGACGAGACCTTGACCGGAGTTCGAACGGAGGACGTCGGATGATTTTCCTAAGGGTTTAGTTCTGAGAGCAGAAGAAGCAAACTGAGACAAAAATGAAGAACCACTCATATTgtaagtgaatttgtataaaaaaaatGTTGCTGCTTCCGTCCCTCCGTCAAGTTCGCCGGAGAAGAGACGCTGGCGGTTGGCGGAAGATATCTGAATCTGCGCACATAATTAGAGTAAGTCAAATGGATGGTCAGTGTGTGGTTTGCTCAAACTACAAATTTGGTCCTTACAATCAAAGAAGTAGGCGAAGATGAACCGAAAGTAAA comes from the Helianthus annuus cultivar XRQ/B chromosome 4, HanXRQr2.0-SUNRISE, whole genome shotgun sequence genome and includes:
- the LOC110937487 gene encoding cationic amino acid transporter 9, chloroplastic, translating into MSGSSFLSQFASSALRTKPLGKSSDVLRSNSGQGLVRRLGPFDLVLLGIGASIGAGIFVVTGTVARDAGPGVTISFLLAGASCVLNALCYAELASRIPAVVGGAYLYSYTAFNELTAFLVFTHMMLDYHIGAASIARSLASYVINIFELIPSVKDNIPNWVGHGSDDIFGFISINLLAPILLVILTIILCRGVGESTLVNTIMTITKVIIVLVVIIVGAFEVDASNWSPFAPNGFKSMLTGATVAYFAYVGFDAVANSAEESKSPQRDLPIGIIGSLLVCVVLYIGVCLVITGMVPYNLLGEDAPLAEAFKSKGLNFVSVLISIGAIAGLTTTLLVGLYVQSRLYLGLGRDGLLPAVFAKVHPTRHTPVYSQIWVGIVAFILAGLLNVSVLSHILSVGSLAGYSVVAACVMKLRWDDSQVSKRMEGITCITVIACCGFVAGILYRYSVSSLVYIFLVLPVAIAIFAAAALQFRQVYRDLPGFSCPWVPIVPAVCIFFNIFLFAQLHYEAWVRFVVLSIVAVFVYAFYGQYNANAANDDAIYYHRVPEVVAE